The genomic interval TGGAATTCATGCAACCAGGAGTTATTAAAGCTCATTACCAGTGGTAATTAAAAAAGCAATACCGTGCTTTACCAAAAGGGGAACAAATATGGGAATCAAAATTAACTATTTGGATTAATGTAAGGCAAAAGCCCCGATTTAGCACTTATAATCAACAAAAATCCATTAAAAATCACAAACAGGCTGCTCTCATTAATTTATCCTGAAAAGAGGTGGCATACAATTTTAAGGAATAAATACTGTAACCGAATTTAGCAATTTCATATATAAAATTAAGACCTGACAAAATATCCATGACACATTTTACAGTAACCCCTGATCAATACCTCCCATGAACAACATGCCATTAACCGTAAAGCGCTCCATAGAATTATTGGGAATAGTACTTTTAGTGAGTATCCTGGTAGTCGGGCGAGACATTATTATGCCGATCATCATGGCATTTTTTATCAGCATTGTTTTACTCCCTGTTTATCGTTTTCTGAAACGGTATCACATTCCGGAAGCTTTATCAATTGTTCTACCTATCCTTTTACTGTTGGTTTTGCTGGCAGGAATCATCTGGTTTTTTTCTGCGCAGGTCACTTCACTGATCGCAGATTTTCCAAAAATCAAACAGAATGTCAGCATTCATCTCAAAACATTGAGTGACTGGATATCAAGTATAAGCCATTATTCCACCAGGGAACAGGTTGAATTTATAAATAAGAATACAAACGATATGATCAGTTTTGCTGGCAAAAGGCTAAGTGGGGCAGCACTTACATTAAGCTCACTTTTCATTTTTGTAGGCCTTTTGCCAATTTATATTTATCTGATACTTTTTTACAAAGACATGCTGCTGCGTTTTACATTTATGTGGTTCGGTATTGAGCACCACGCAAAAGTGAAAGAAGCGATTTATGAAACTGAGTCTATCATTAAAAGTTATCTAGTCGGTCTGCTGATTCAGGTAACGTATATGTCTACATTGGTGGGCGTTACACTCATGGTAATCGGGATCAAACATGCGCTGTTAATCGGCGTTATATTTGCTTTCCTGAACCTGATCCCATATGTTGGTGCTTTGTTGGGTAATATTATTGGTGTTGTCTTAACACTGACTTCGTCTACAGAATTATGGCCTGTCTTTACAGTTTTAGGGGTAATTGCCGCGATTCAGTTTTTAGATAACAATATCCTGATGCCCAGAATTGTAGGTTCCAAGGTAAGGATCAACGCATTATTTGCAATACTCGGGGTTATCATTGGAGGAAATATAGCCGGGGTTTCCGGGATGTTTTTGTCCATGCCTATCATTGCGGTTCTTTAAGGTAATTTTTGATAGAACTGATATGTTCAGGCAATGGGGAGTTTTATTAGGTGATGAACGGCCTGCACGCAGCCCGATGACTTTTCCTATTTTCCGTAAAAAAATACCAGTTACCACCAGACCCGGCGTCGAAAAGACAAAATAATACATTTGATCGGAAGCAAATCAATTATCCGGTTCCTACGGTAACAGCCGATCTTTATTAGTCATAAACACACCGGATTACTGGTCTGAAAGTTATGTCAAAATAAAACACATATTTTAATTAATTCAATCTGTAAAGTATTATGATTTCATATGACAAAAAACTTATTTTATTTTCGGATCCATGTAATAATAATTAATAAACTTCAAAAAAATATTTTTATTCCATTCCGTATTAAAGAAAATAAACTATCCGAAATTTACACACTATGAAAAACTGTTTTTGCGGATCAGTTCAACCTTTTTCACGTTG from Dyadobacter sp. NIV53 carries:
- a CDS encoding AI-2E family transporter gives rise to the protein MNNMPLTVKRSIELLGIVLLVSILVVGRDIIMPIIMAFFISIVLLPVYRFLKRYHIPEALSIVLPILLLLVLLAGIIWFFSAQVTSLIADFPKIKQNVSIHLKTLSDWISSISHYSTREQVEFINKNTNDMISFAGKRLSGAALTLSSLFIFVGLLPIYIYLILFYKDMLLRFTFMWFGIEHHAKVKEAIYETESIIKSYLVGLLIQVTYMSTLVGVTLMVIGIKHALLIGVIFAFLNLIPYVGALLGNIIGVVLTLTSSTELWPVFTVLGVIAAIQFLDNNILMPRIVGSKVRINALFAILGVIIGGNIAGVSGMFLSMPIIAVL